From the Gemmatimonadota bacterium genome, the window CGGTGCTCCCGCCGCACCGGCTGCTCGCGCAGGAAGAGCGGGAGCATGGCCGCCGAGGCCGCGCCGAGCCCCTGGATGGCCCGAAACGCCACTAACTGCCCCATCGACTGGGCGGCTCCGGAGAGGGCGGAACCCAGGATGGTGCAACGTGTCACCTTGTCGAGCGGGTTCGGGAACGCCGCGCGCCCGGCCAGGTTCCAGGAAGGCGGGAAACCAAAATGATGCCCGGGGCCGCCGCCGCGGTCAAGTCGCATGCGTGCGGGGTAGTGGGTCAGTTTAACTGACCCACTACCGCGTGCGGCATAGTCCCGGAGTGAGGGCCGGGCACTTTCCGCACCAGGTACGGTATCACGCCAATCCCATTGTTGCCCAGAAACTGGCCTAGACCCGCTGAAGGGGTGATGACTGCGCCGCTGCAGGTGATTCTCAATCCCGTGTCCGGCGGAGGGGCGGGTCGGCGCTTGCGCGCCGAGCTGGAGCGGGAACTGAGCGCGCGCGCACTGGAATACACCGTCATTGAGACGAGCCATCGCAGGCACGCCCAGGAGCTGGCGCGTACGGCGGCCCTGCAGGGCGCGCCGGCCGTAGTAGCGGCCGGAGGCGATGGCACGGTGCACGAAGTCGCCAACGGTCTCCTGGACGGCCGTGCCAGGGGCGAGTCGGCGACGCCGGCGCTCGCCGTGATCCCCCTGGGGACCGGGAACGATTTTGCCAAACTCATACCGGGCGTGCTGCAGCGGGGCGCGCCCTACGACATGATTGCGGCCGGACACACCAGGGTGTTCGATGTTGGGCGCGCCGAATGGCCGGGCGGCAGCGAGTTCTTCATCAACGGCATGGGTACGGGCGTGGACGTCGAGGTGGTGCGGCAGGTCGAACGTATGCCGCACCTGCCGGGTATGGTACGCTATCTGGTCGGCCTGCTGCGGGCTGTCCTGGGGTTCCGCGCCATACCACTGCGGATTCGGTTGGACGAGGAGTGGATCGAGCAAAGGCTCATGATGATTGCCCTCGGCAATGGCCCCTGCATCGGTGGCGGGTTCTACGTCTGCCCGGCCGCTGTGCCGGATGACGGCCTGCTGGACGTGTGCCTGGTCCGGGAGCTCCGGTACGGGGAGATCGCCCGCGTTGTCCCGCGCGTGATGCGCGGAACCCATGGCGACCTGCCGCAGGTGACCATGCGCCGCGCGCGCAGCATCGAGCTCCACGCCCGCGACCAGCAGCCACTCTTCTTTCAGCTCGATGGCGAGCTGCGTGAGCCGCCCGGCGCCCGGTGGCTTCGCGTCCAGGTGGAACCCGGGGCGCTGCGCGTCGTATCGCCGGCCGGAGCCGGCGGCCGGTCGTGACCCGCCCGCACTCGATTTCGCCCTTCTCCCGCTCCGCCGGGATGCTGGTCGCGCTGCTCCTCCTCTCGGCCCCGCTCCAGGCGCAGACGCCGCCCGCCGGTGGGACACGCGCTTCCGCTCCAGCAAGTAGCGACACGGGCCTCGCCACTCGAAAGACGGGAGCTCCTTCTCCCCGCGGCGCCTTCCTGCGCTCTCTCCTTGTGCCCGGCTGGGGACAGGCCAGCTTTGGCGCCTACGGCCGGGGGGCCGCCTTTTTCGCCGCCCAGAGCGGGAGCTGGTTCCTGCTGCTCAAGACGGTGGCCAAGCTGGGCGAGGCTCAGGAGCTGGAGCAGCGGCGGCGGGCGGCGGCACGGGATTCGCTGCTCGCGGATGCCGTGGGAGACTCGGCCAAGACCGAGCGGCGAAGCCAGGAGGAGGCGCTCGCCGCCGAGATCGATAGCGCGGCGTCCGTCCAGGAGATTGCCAGGCTGGTGCGGGCACGGAAGCAGCAGCGGGAAGACTGGATCGCCTGGACCGTGTTCTGGACGCTGGCCGCTGCGGTGGACGCCTTTGTCAACGCGCACCTGGCCGATTTCCCGGCTGACGTCATTGCCGAGCCGCGCGGCCGGGGCGGCGTGAGCCTGGGGATTCGCATCCCGGCAGGAGTCGGGCCATGAGCGACCTCGCGTCCCGGCCGATTGGGGTGTTCGACTCCGGGATCGGCGGCCTGACCGTCGTGCGCGAGTTGTTCGCCCAGCTTCCGGGGGAGTCCGTTCTCTATTTCGGCGATACCGCGCGCGTGCCCTACGGCCCGAAATCCGCCGAGACAGTTCAACGCTACGCGCGGGAGTCCACCGCCTTTCTGCTGCAACGCGGCGTGAAGATGGTGGTAATCGCCTGCAACACGGCCACGGCACACGCCGGCGACCTGCTGGCCGCCGAGCTGCCCGTGCCGGTGGTGGGCGTCATCGAGCCGGGTGCGCGTGCGGCCGCTAGGGAGACACGCACCAGGCGCATCGGCGTCGTGGGCACGGCAGGCACAGTGGCATCCGGCGCCTACCAGGCCGCCGTCCACAGGCTCCTGCCCGACGCTCAGGTCTTCGCTCAGCCCTGCCCGCTCTTCGTGCCGATCGTCGAGGAAGGGTGGGTCGAGCACGAGGCGGCGCGCCTCATTGCGCGCGACTACCTGAATCCGCTCCGCAGAACCGGCCTCGACGTCCTCATCCTGGGCTGCACGCACTACCCGCTGCTGCGCCCCCTTCTCGCCAGCATCCTGGGGCCATCCATTACCCTCGTGGACTCGGCGCGTGAGACGGCCGCCGAGGTGCGCCGGACCCTGGAAACCCGTGCGCTGCTGCGCCGGGAAGCCGCGCCGCCGCTCCACGCCTTTGTGGCCAGCGACTCGCCTGCCCGCTTCCGGGAAGTGGGCCGCCGCTTCCTCGGCGACCGCATCCGGCAGGTGGAGCAGGTGGACGTGGACGGGTACGGCCGGGCCGCCTGAGTCCGGCTCCACGGACCCGCGGCCCACCTTTTCCGTCCGCGGCAGCGGCTCTTATCTCTACGGCTGACAAAGCGGAACGCCCGGTCGAGGGGGATGGGCCGATTGGTCGTCAGCAGCCGCGAGGAGGTGCGCCGCCCCAATCGTGCACCTCCGGCCGGCCCTCCGCGCTCACCGTGATGTAGGAGCGGTGGCGCACCCAATCGCCGGGGTTTAGGTAGTAGCGGCCCGGCTGGACTTCCCGGAGCGCGGGAACATGGGCGTGCCCGCAGATTACCCAGCCGAGCTCCGGCTCCTGCCTTAGCCGGGCCACGGCCCAGTCTTCCAGGAAGCGCGCCCGACCGCGCAGTACGACATCGCTCTCCAGACGCCGCTCTGTGCTCGATACCGCCCGCGCCAGCCTGACGCCTAGCTCCGGATGCAAGGCGCGGAAAGCAGCCACGGCCAGCCGGCTGCGCATGACATTCTTGAGCAACCGGTAGGTCAGGTCCCCCCGTCCGACACCGTCCCCGTGCACCACCAGCGCCGGCCGCCCCGCCAAACGTGTTCGGAGCACGCGCTCGTGAAACGCGACCCCGACTTGCTCGCGCAGGAAGCGCCCGCCCCAGGCATCGTGGTTCCCCGCCAGCATGGTCACCGGGATCCCCGCCTCGACCAGCTCCGCCAGCGCCGCAAGCACGCGGAAATGAGTGCCCGGGATGACGCTGCCGTACTCGAACCAGAAGTCGAACAGGTCTCCGGCCACGAGCAGGCTCCGCCCGTGCGCCCGGACGTGGCGGAGGAACGCCAGGAACGCGTGCTCCGTGGCCCTAGGCACGGCCCCCAGGTGCACGTCGGATACCAGGAAATCCAGCTCCGCCATCGCGCGCCAAGCTAAAAGGGCATGCCACCCCTCACAAGACCGTTGACGGCGCGTGCTCCCGCACCTACTATGGGGCCGATCCTGACTCGCCCACGTACCTCGCGGA encodes:
- a CDS encoding diacylglycerol kinase family lipid kinase, with protein sequence MTAPLQVILNPVSGGGAGRRLRAELERELSARALEYTVIETSHRRHAQELARTAALQGAPAVVAAGGDGTVHEVANGLLDGRARGESATPALAVIPLGTGNDFAKLIPGVLQRGAPYDMIAAGHTRVFDVGRAEWPGGSEFFINGMGTGVDVEVVRQVERMPHLPGMVRYLVGLLRAVLGFRAIPLRIRLDEEWIEQRLMMIALGNGPCIGGGFYVCPAAVPDDGLLDVCLVRELRYGEIARVVPRVMRGTHGDLPQVTMRRARSIELHARDQQPLFFQLDGELREPPGARWLRVQVEPGALRVVSPAGAGGRS
- a CDS encoding glutamate racemase, which codes for MSDLASRPIGVFDSGIGGLTVVRELFAQLPGESVLYFGDTARVPYGPKSAETVQRYARESTAFLLQRGVKMVVIACNTATAHAGDLLAAELPVPVVGVIEPGARAAARETRTRRIGVVGTAGTVASGAYQAAVHRLLPDAQVFAQPCPLFVPIVEEGWVEHEAARLIARDYLNPLRRTGLDVLILGCTHYPLLRPLLASILGPSITLVDSARETAAEVRRTLETRALLRREAAPPLHAFVASDSPARFREVGRRFLGDRIRQVEQVDVDGYGRAA
- a CDS encoding UDP-2,3-diacylglucosamine diphosphatase — translated: MAELDFLVSDVHLGAVPRATEHAFLAFLRHVRAHGRSLLVAGDLFDFWFEYGSVIPGTHFRVLAALAELVEAGIPVTMLAGNHDAWGGRFLREQVGVAFHERVLRTRLAGRPALVVHGDGVGRGDLTYRLLKNVMRSRLAVAAFRALHPELGVRLARAVSSTERRLESDVVLRGRARFLEDWAVARLRQEPELGWVICGHAHVPALREVQPGRYYLNPGDWVRHRSYITVSAEGRPEVHDWGGAPPRGC